GCGATAGGAAATCCATACCGCTAAGCACCTCCACAATACAGGTGCCGCACTGCCCGTCCCTGCATCCAAACGGCAGACCGCTTCCCATTTTTTCGATCACCTGTTGCAAAGTTTCGCCCGGCTTAACGTTGATCGCCAGAAAATCGTTAATCACTTCGACGCGCGTCGTCATTTTGTCTCCCTTGTGAAATATGGACAAAATAATAAACGATTTTTGCTAATTTTGGCGCTTAAAATATGGACAAAGTCAACGTTATTGCTTTGAACTAAGCTGATCGAGCATATTTTCAAAGGGATTATTCATAGCTTTAATAAGCGCGCCGATCTCCTCTAGGTCGATTTTGCCAAACTCGACCATATCGTAAAGCCGCGTAAGCGCGCGGCGGCAACAACTGCGATCGCAACCCGTTACGAGTCTTTTTGCTTTTTTATAGGGCAGATCGTTGTTTCTAAAAATCTCGATCGCCTCGCGCACGCTCTTTTCGCCGCAGCTACATATCTGTAGCGACAATAACTCTTTTTCGCCTGCCATAAGGCGACGATCGTAGGTTCTTTTCGCCTATTTAGGCGCTTAAAAACATAGCAAACGCGCCGTTATTTCAAGTTTTGGTTAGCCGACTTTTTCCACTCTTTTTGCGACCACGCCTTTAGATCGCCTAGTTTTTTCATTAGAAAATCAAAATCGCTAGGCAACAGAGCCTGCTCGCCGTCGCTCAAGGCTTCGCACGGGTTTGGGTGAACCTCTAAAATTAGTCCGTCCGCGCCCGCCGCCATGCCGGCGTATGCCACCGCGCTTACATACGACCTAACGCCGGTAGAGTGCGAACTATCGACGATTACGGGCAGATGAGAAAGTTCTTGCAGATATGGAATTAACGCTACGTCGAGCGAGTTTCTAAAAGCCGTTTCGTAGCTTCGCGTGCCGCGCAAGCATAAAATAACCTCTTTTAACCCCTCGCTCATAATATATTCGGCGCTCATCAAATGCTCTTTAGCGGTGGTGGCTATGCCGTTTTTAAGGATAACGGGCTTGCCCATTTTGCCAACCGCTTTAAGCAAGTTGAAGTTTTGAGCGTTTCTCGCGCCGATCTGGATTACGTCGGCGTATTTATAGATAAGATCGACCTGATCGACGCTCATCGCCTCCGTTACGATCGGTAGCCCCGTCTCCTGTTTGGCGGTTTGCAGGATTTTTAGCCCGTCCTCGCCGCTTCCCTGAAAAGTATAGGGGCTGGTGCGCGGCTTGAACGCGCCTCCGCGAAGCGCCTGCGCGCCCGCCGCTTTAACCGCCTTTGCCGTGGCGACCACATACTCCTCCGTATCGACCGAACACGGACCGGCGATCACATATGTAGAGCCGCCGCCGATTTTCTCGCCCGCGATCTCGAATACGGAATCGCTTGGGTGAAATTTGCGGCTCGCCTTTTTGAACGGATCGCTGACCTCTAACGTCTTTTCCACGCCGCTAAAGCTAGACCACGGCTTTCTTAATATCTCGGCTTTATCGCCTATAACGCCGATAACCGTCTGCGTT
The Helicobacteraceae bacterium genome window above contains:
- a CDS encoding (2Fe-2S)-binding protein — translated: MTTRVEVINDFLAINVKPGETLQQVIEKMGSGLPFGCRDGQCGTCIVEVLSGMDFLSPKTDKEKVVLANFPDASVNARLTCQMKIQKHDGLVRLKY
- the aroF gene encoding 3-deoxy-7-phosphoheptulonate synthase produces the protein MIIVMKNGVSAEQIDEVVKHIKLWGAQAHVDRGETQTVIGVIGDKAEILRKPWSSFSGVEKTLEVSDPFKKASRKFHPSDSVFEIAGEKIGGGSTYVIAGPCSVDTEEYVVATAKAVKAAGAQALRGGAFKPRTSPYTFQGSGEDGLKILQTAKQETGLPIVTEAMSVDQVDLIYKYADVIQIGARNAQNFNLLKAVGKMGKPVILKNGIATTAKEHLMSAEYIMSEGLKEVILCLRGTRSYETAFRNSLDVALIPYLQELSHLPVIVDSSHSTGVRSYVSAVAYAGMAAGADGLILEVHPNPCEALSDGEQALLPSDFDFLMKKLGDLKAWSQKEWKKSANQNLK